The nucleotide window TGAAGCAATCAACCAGGCTGAGGACAGGGAGCTGTTCAGGAATCTGATGAACGAGCTTGGGCAGCCGGTTCCGGACAGCGAAATCATCCATAGCCTTGAAGAGGCATATGCATTCGTAGAAAGTATCGGCTACCCCGTGATCGTCCGTCCCGCTTTCACAATGGGAGGAACTGGCGGCGGAATCTGCAGCAATGAAAAAGAATTGATTGAAATCGTGACAAGCGGAATTAAAAACAGCCCGGTAGGACAATGCCTGCTCGAGAAAAGCATTGCCGGATTCAAGGAAATTGAGTATGAAGTGATGCGCGACAGCAATGATAATGCCATTGTAGTCTGCAATATGGAGAATTTCGATCCGGTTGGCGTCCACACAGGGGATTCAATCGTTGTCGCACCTAGCCAGACATTGAGTGACCGTGAATACCAGCTGCTCAGGAACGCAAGCCTGAAAATCATCAGGGCACTTAAAATCGAGGGCGGCTGCAATGTACAGCTGGCGCTTGACCCAGACAGCTTCAATTACTATGTAATCGAGGTGAACCCACGTGTCAGCCGGTCGTCCGCACTGGCTTCCAAGGCGACAGGATACCCGATTGCCAAGCTGGCTGCAAAGATCGCGATAGGGTTGACACTCGATGAAATGCTGAATCCGGTCACAGGTAAAACATATGCCTGCTTTGAACCGGCACTGGATTATGTCGTAACAAAAATTCCGCGCTGGCCATTCGATAAGTTCGAATCCGCCAACCGAACACTGGGTACGCAAATGAAAGCCACCGGCGAAGTCATGGCAATCGGCAGAAACTTTGAGGAGTCTTTGCTAAAAGCAATCCGTTCACTTGAGGCGGACGTCACCCATCTTTCACTGAATAATAAAGATGAAATCGATGATGAACTGCTTGAAAAAAGGATCCGCAAAGCAGGGGATGAGCGACTGTTTTATCTTGCGGAAGCGATCAGAAGAGGTATCACCATCGAAACGCTGCACAGCTGGAGCAAAATCGACTTATTCTTCCTATATAAATTAGAGAGATTAATAGCTTTCGAAAAGGAGCTGTCGGCACAGCCATTCGAGCTCGAAACAGCCAGGACCGCGAAACAAAAAGGCTTTGCCGATAAGGTCATCGCCAAACTGTGGAAGGTGACAGAAAAAGAAGTATACCAATGGCGCATAGATAATGGGCTGACTCCTGTCTTTAAAATGGTCGACACTTGTGCGGCTGAATTCGAATCTGGAACTCCATACTTCTATGGTACCTACGAGGAAGAGAATGAGTCGATCGTGACGGAAAAGCCAAGCGTCATCGTACTGGGGTCCGGTCCAATCAGGATTGGTCAGGGAATCGAATTCGACTATGCTACCGTCCACTCTGTCAAAGCTATAAAAGAGGCAGGCTATGAAGCAATCATCGTCAATAATAACCCGGAAACGGTATCTACCGATTTCAGCATCTCTGATAAATTGTACTTCGAACCACTAACAATTGAAGACGTCATGAACATCGTGAACCTGGAGAAACCGATTGGCGCTGTCGTCCAATTCGGGGGCCAGACAGCTATCAATCTAGCTTCGAAGCTGGTGGACAGAGGGGTTAAAATACTTGGCACAAGCCTTGAGGACCTAGACCGTGCAGAGGACAGAGACAAGTTTGAATATGCTCTTTCAGACCTGAACATTCCGCTGCCAAAAGGAAGCACAGCAAAATCAGTAAAAGAGGCAGCCGCAATAGCAGCGGAAATTGGTTACCCAGTCCTCGTCCGCCCATCCTATGTACTTGGCGGCAGAGCAATGGAAATCGTCTACAAAGAAGAAGAGCTGCTTTTCTATATGAAAAATGCAGTAAAGGTAAATCCAGATTATCCGGTACTGATTGACCGTTACCTGACTGGAAAAGAAGTTGAAGTGGACGCGATTTCGGATGGCAAAAATGTATTGATTCCCGGGATCATGGAGCACATCGAGAGAGCCGGCGTCCACTCAGGTGATTCAATCGGAGTCTATCCGCCGCAAAGCCTGAGTGAAGAAGTAAAACAAAAGCTAGTATCCTATACAATCGACCTTGCAAGAGGACTAAACATCGTAGGCTTGCTGAATATCCAGTATGTAATCGCGAATGAAGAGGTTTTTGTTCTGGAAGTCAATCCGCGTTCAAGCAGGACGGTACCATTCCTGAGCAAGATCACGAATGTGCCGATGGCAAAAATCGCCACAAAAGTAATCCTTGGACAAAGCATTGAAGACCAGGGCTACCAGACTGGACTTGTACCAGAACAAGAGGGAGTGTTTGTCAAAGTACCGGTGTTCTCCTTTGAAAAACTGCGCCGCGTGGACATTACGTTAGGACCTGAAATGAAATCGACAGGTGAAGTAATGGGCAAGGATACAACGCTTGAAAAAGCTCTGTATAAAGGCATGATCGCTGCCGGAATGAAATTCAAGGAATTCGGGACTGTGCTGCTGACAGTGGCGGATAAAGATAAAGAAGAAGCACTGGCGTTAGCCAAAAGGTTCTCGAGCATCGGCTATCAGCTGATGGCTACCGAGGGCACGGCAAAATACCTGCAAAATAACGGAATCAAAGTCAAAACAGTCGGCAAGATTGGCTCTCCTGGCCAGAACCTGATTGATGTCATCCGTAAAGGGGAAGCTCAGATGGTCATCAATACGCTTACAAAAGGAAAACAGCCTGAACGCGACGGCTTCAGGATTCGCCGTGAATCAGTTGAAAATGGCGTGCCTTGCCTGACGTCCCTGGATACAGCAAAAGCGATTTTAAGAGTCATTGAATCTATGACTTTCTCAGCGGATGCCTTAAAGCCAATGGAGCAAGCCAAAGAAGGTGTCCTTTCATGATCAGGCAGGAAATCTGCAAAGTTGTCAGCAACAGGCAGATTGCCGACAATATCTTTGAACTTGTACTAAGCGGTGACCTTTCTGCCGAAATGGACCAGCCTGGACAGTTTGTTCATGTAAAAACTGGTGAAGGATTCGATCCGCTCTTGCGCCGCCCGATCAGCATTGCTTCAATCAATGATGGAACCTTCACAATCATATACAGGAGGCAGGGAAGAGGCACTTCCCTGCTTGCCGAAAGAACACCCGGGATGTCAGTCGATGTCCTCGGCCCGCTGGGAAATGGATTCCCGGTAACGGAGGCAAAGCCTGGGCAAACCGCAATCCTGGTTGGGGGCGGAGTGGGGGTCCCGCCGATGTACGAGTTGGCCAAACAGCTAGCCCAAAAAGGGGTAACAGTGATCAGCATTATCGGATTCCAATCAGCACATGCTGTTTTTTATGAAAAAGAACTGGGCGAATTTGGTGAAGTTTATGTCGCGACGGTTGATGGATCTCACGGCCGAGAAGGGTTTGTAACAGATATTCTTCAGGGCCAGGAAGCGGATATCATTTACGCTTGCGGTCCGACACCTATGCTAAGAGCCATCGAGAATGGAAACTATGCGGCGAAAACCTACCTGTCGCTCGAGGAACGGATGGGCTGCGGCATCGGCGCGTGCTTTGCCTGTGTTTGCCATACGAAGGACGATCTCAAAGGATTCTCATACAAAAAGGTTTGCAGCGACGGACCAGTATTTAAAGCAGGGGAGGTTGTCATATGAGTTCACTATCAATCGAGCTGCCTGGGCTTCTTCTGAAAAATCCAGTCATGCCTGCATCCGGCTGCTTCGGATTTGGCAGGGAGTTCAGCCAATTGTACGACCTGAGTCTGCTCGGGGCAATAATGATCAAAGCAACGACTCCCGAACCGCGCTTCGGAAATCCTACACCAAGGGTCGCGGAAACACCAGGCGGGATGCTGAATGCCATCGGCTTGCAAAACCCCGGCTTGGAAAAGGTGTTCAATGAGGAACTGCCCTGGCTCAGTGAATTCGATGTACCAATTATTGCAAACATAGCTGGTTCTACGGAGGATGATTACGTCGCTGTCGCTGAACAGCTGTCAAAGGCACCAAATGTTAAAGCGCTTGAATTGAATATCTCATGTCCGAATGTCAAAACTGGCGGAATCGCTTTTGGTACGGATCCTGAAATGGCAAAGGCACTGACAAAAAAGGTAAAAGAAGTGTCAGAAGTGCCTGTATATGTGAAGCTCTCCCCTAATGTTACTGACATCGTCAGTATCGCGAAGGCGGTTGAGAATGGCGGCGCTGACGGGATTACGATGATCAATACATTGCTTGGAATGAGAATTGACCTTTCAACTGGTCAGCCAATACTTGCGAATAAGACGGGAGGGTTATCCGGCCCATCTGTAAAACCAGTAGCCATCAGGATGATCTATGAGGTCAGCCAGCGCGTTTCCATCCCGATCATCGGCATGGGTGGCATCCAATCAGCAGAGGATGTGGTCGAATTTTTCCTTGCCGGAGCAAGCGCAGCGGCGGTTGGAACCCAGAATTTCGTTGATCCGTTTGTATGCCCGAAAATCATAGAAGAATTGCCCGAAATCCTGGAAAATCTAGGGGCAGAGCATATCTCAGAATTAACCGGGAGGAGCTGGAAGAAGAATGAAAGACTCGCTTATTATCGCCCTTGATTTTCCAAACAAAGGGCAGGTGCTGGATTTCCTTGAACCATTCAGAAATGAGCAGCTTTTTGTCAAGGTTGGAATGGAGCTCTTTTATTCTGAAGGACCGTCCATCATCGAGGAGTTAAAAAAGCAGAATCGCAAAATTTTCCTCGATTTGAAGCTTCATGACATCCCGAATACAGTAAAAAGTGCAATGAAGGTTCTTGCGGGTTTAGGCTGCGACCTTGTCAATGTCCACGCTGCTGGGGGTTCGGAAATGATGACAGCGGCGCTCGAAGGTCTGGATGCAGGCACACCATCAGGTCTAAAGCGTCCTGATTGCATTGCGGTTACACAGCTGACAAGCACATCTGAAGCCCAGGTCAATACAGAACAGCAAATCGGTGTTTCCTTACAGGAATCCGTGTTGAATTACGCAGAATTAGCCAAAAAATCAGGTTTGGATGGTGTTGTCTGTTCACCTCATGAAGCCGGCATGATTCATCACCGATTGGGATGGGAATTTCATACCGTGACACCGGGAATCCGTCCAGTGGAAAGCGGGAAGCAGGACCAGAAACGGACAGCCACCCCGGAGTTCGCCAGAGAACAAGGAATCTCGGCAATCGTTGTCGGCAGGCCAATCACCCGTGCTGCCAATCCGCTTGAGAGCTACCTTAAAATTAAAAGTGACTGGAAGGGTGTTAGAATATGAGAAAAGAAATTGCAGAATCCTTGCTTGAAATCGAAGCGGTAAGCTTACAGCCAGACAATCCATTCACATGGTCGTCAGGACTGAAATCACCCATATACTGTGACAACAGATTGACACTCTCTTATCCTGCTGTCCGCAGAATAGTGGCTAAAGGATTAAAGGATCTCATCGAGCAGCATTTCCCAGAGACTGAGATGGTTGCCGGAACAGCTACTGCTGGGATCCCTCACGCCGCCTGGGTAAGTGAACTGCTGGATCTTCCTTTGTGTTATGTACGTTCTAAAGCAAAGGGACATGGAAAAGGCAATCAGATTGAAGGCAAGGTGACGGAAGGACAGAAAGTAGTGGTTGTAGAGGATCTGATCTCAACTGGGGGCAGTGTAATCGAAGCCGTCCAGGCTTTGCGGAACGCAGGCTGTCAGGTGCTTGGAGTGGTCTCTATTTTTACATACGAACTGGCAAAAGGAGAACAGCAGCTGAAATCGTCTAATATAGAAGCATACTCATTGACAGATTTCAGTACACTGGCAAAAATCGCGGAACAAAAGGGACTGATAACGAAGGAGAACCTTAGCAGCCTGGAAGAATGGAAACAGGATCCGGCTGAATGGGGAACAGCTAAAAACTCTTGACCCTCGCAAAAAAAGAAGAGAACCTGCCGAGCTTGCCGGCAGGTTCTTTTGGGTCTACATTAAATTATAATAGTATTTTTGTGTGGATAACTACATATGGGTGTCTTAATCCAGCTCCAGCGCCTAGCCCCTCGAGACGTTTCAGTCCTGCCAATGAAGTCAAAGAACGACTTCACTGTCAGGCCCTCCA belongs to Mesobacillus sp. AQ2 and includes:
- the carB gene encoding carbamoyl-phosphate synthase large subunit, translated to MPKRKDVQTILVIGSGPIIIGQAAEFDYAGTQACIALREEGYKVILVNSNPATIMTDTEIADVVYIEPLTQEFVSRIIRKERPDAILPTLGGQTGLNLAVELANSGVLDECGVQILGTKLEAINQAEDRELFRNLMNELGQPVPDSEIIHSLEEAYAFVESIGYPVIVRPAFTMGGTGGGICSNEKELIEIVTSGIKNSPVGQCLLEKSIAGFKEIEYEVMRDSNDNAIVVCNMENFDPVGVHTGDSIVVAPSQTLSDREYQLLRNASLKIIRALKIEGGCNVQLALDPDSFNYYVIEVNPRVSRSSALASKATGYPIAKLAAKIAIGLTLDEMLNPVTGKTYACFEPALDYVVTKIPRWPFDKFESANRTLGTQMKATGEVMAIGRNFEESLLKAIRSLEADVTHLSLNNKDEIDDELLEKRIRKAGDERLFYLAEAIRRGITIETLHSWSKIDLFFLYKLERLIAFEKELSAQPFELETARTAKQKGFADKVIAKLWKVTEKEVYQWRIDNGLTPVFKMVDTCAAEFESGTPYFYGTYEEENESIVTEKPSVIVLGSGPIRIGQGIEFDYATVHSVKAIKEAGYEAIIVNNNPETVSTDFSISDKLYFEPLTIEDVMNIVNLEKPIGAVVQFGGQTAINLASKLVDRGVKILGTSLEDLDRAEDRDKFEYALSDLNIPLPKGSTAKSVKEAAAIAAEIGYPVLVRPSYVLGGRAMEIVYKEEELLFYMKNAVKVNPDYPVLIDRYLTGKEVEVDAISDGKNVLIPGIMEHIERAGVHSGDSIGVYPPQSLSEEVKQKLVSYTIDLARGLNIVGLLNIQYVIANEEVFVLEVNPRSSRTVPFLSKITNVPMAKIATKVILGQSIEDQGYQTGLVPEQEGVFVKVPVFSFEKLRRVDITLGPEMKSTGEVMGKDTTLEKALYKGMIAAGMKFKEFGTVLLTVADKDKEEALALAKRFSSIGYQLMATEGTAKYLQNNGIKVKTVGKIGSPGQNLIDVIRKGEAQMVINTLTKGKQPERDGFRIRRESVENGVPCLTSLDTAKAILRVIESMTFSADALKPMEQAKEGVLS
- a CDS encoding dihydroorotate dehydrogenase electron transfer subunit; this translates as MIRQEICKVVSNRQIADNIFELVLSGDLSAEMDQPGQFVHVKTGEGFDPLLRRPISIASINDGTFTIIYRRQGRGTSLLAERTPGMSVDVLGPLGNGFPVTEAKPGQTAILVGGGVGVPPMYELAKQLAQKGVTVISIIGFQSAHAVFYEKELGEFGEVYVATVDGSHGREGFVTDILQGQEADIIYACGPTPMLRAIENGNYAAKTYLSLEERMGCGIGACFACVCHTKDDLKGFSYKKVCSDGPVFKAGEVVI
- a CDS encoding dihydroorotate dehydrogenase, with the translated sequence MSSLSIELPGLLLKNPVMPASGCFGFGREFSQLYDLSLLGAIMIKATTPEPRFGNPTPRVAETPGGMLNAIGLQNPGLEKVFNEELPWLSEFDVPIIANIAGSTEDDYVAVAEQLSKAPNVKALELNISCPNVKTGGIAFGTDPEMAKALTKKVKEVSEVPVYVKLSPNVTDIVSIAKAVENGGADGITMINTLLGMRIDLSTGQPILANKTGGLSGPSVKPVAIRMIYEVSQRVSIPIIGMGGIQSAEDVVEFFLAGASAAAVGTQNFVDPFVCPKIIEELPEILENLGAEHISELTGRSWKKNERLAYYRP
- the pyrF gene encoding orotidine-5'-phosphate decarboxylase; the encoded protein is MKDSLIIALDFPNKGQVLDFLEPFRNEQLFVKVGMELFYSEGPSIIEELKKQNRKIFLDLKLHDIPNTVKSAMKVLAGLGCDLVNVHAAGGSEMMTAALEGLDAGTPSGLKRPDCIAVTQLTSTSEAQVNTEQQIGVSLQESVLNYAELAKKSGLDGVVCSPHEAGMIHHRLGWEFHTVTPGIRPVESGKQDQKRTATPEFAREQGISAIVVGRPITRAANPLESYLKIKSDWKGVRI
- the pyrE gene encoding orotate phosphoribosyltransferase, with amino-acid sequence MRKEIAESLLEIEAVSLQPDNPFTWSSGLKSPIYCDNRLTLSYPAVRRIVAKGLKDLIEQHFPETEMVAGTATAGIPHAAWVSELLDLPLCYVRSKAKGHGKGNQIEGKVTEGQKVVVVEDLISTGGSVIEAVQALRNAGCQVLGVVSIFTYELAKGEQQLKSSNIEAYSLTDFSTLAKIAEQKGLITKENLSSLEEWKQDPAEWGTAKNS